GGGACTCGAAGTTCATCTCGAAGGCGTGCGTGTTGTTGCCGACGGACTTGGCGCGAAGGCGCCCTTCGCGCGCCAGGCGGGCTTCAAGTTCCGTTTCCGGCAGCGCGTTCAGCAGGCCCGCCATGGCGAGCGGGATGCGGGCCTCGCGGATGAAATCCGCCATGATGCGGTCGATGTCGGCGGGCTCGTTGTCGAATCCCACGATCAGGCCCGTGCAAATCTCCATGCCTGCGCTCTGTATCTTCTCGATCTGCGCCAGGAGTTTGGCAGGCGTGTTGTGCGCGCGAAAGTCGGTGTTAAGGATCTTGTGGGTCTCGACCAGCGAGGCTTCGTGGGGCGTCTCGATACCGACGAAGACCATGTCGAAGCCTGCTTCGTGCATCAGTGCCAGCAGTTCGTCGTCGTCGGCCATGGAAATGGTCGCCTCGGTGTACAGTCGGAACGGGTAGCCGTACGTCCGCTGCCACTGCACCAGCGCCGGCAAGACCTCTCCGATGACGGCCTTCTTGTTGCCGATGAAGT
This genomic interval from Candidatus Binatia bacterium contains the following:
- a CDS encoding radical SAM protein, with protein sequence MADWSAGCARRAYGHVTDEKKAARIRAHFAGDVSLIVGERPALAQTTVPRFDLLDHRRYGSMAVQISRGCPVGCEFCDIWTQYGRKPRLKGVSRLLAELDAIRAVGFEGALFVVDDNFIGNKKAVIGEVLPALVQWQRTYGYPFRLYTEATISMADDDELLALMHEAGFDMVFVGIETPHEASLVETHKILNTDFRAHNTPAKLLAQIEKIQSAGMEICTGLIVGFDNEPADIDRIMADFIREARIPLAMAGLLNALPETELEARLAREGRLRAKSVGNNTHAFEMNFES